Genomic DNA from Streptomyces venezuelae:
ACCTGGCGCAGTTGCTCTACACGTCGGGGACGACCGCCCTCCCCAAGGGCGCGATGCTCTCGCACCGGGCGCTGGTCCACGAGTACGTCAGCGCGATCACCGCTCTCGACCTGGAGGAGACGGACAGACCCGTCCACTCGCTGCCGCTCTACCACTCGGCGCAGATGCACGTGTTCCTCATGCCGTACCTGGCCGTCGGCGCGGAGAGCACCATCCTCGACGGGCCCGACGCCGAGCGGATCTTCGACCTCGTGGAGGCCGGCCGTGCCGACAGCCTCTTCGCGCCGCCCACCGTGTGGATCGGCCTCTCGCGGCACCCCGGCTTCGCGGACCGCGACCTCCGGGCGCTGCGCAAGGCCTACTACGGTGCGTCGGTCATGCCCGTACCGGTTCTGGAGCGGCTGCGCGCCCGGCTGCCGGAGCTCGCGTTCTACAACTGCTTCGGGCAGAGCGAGATCGGTCCGCTCGCCACCGTCCTCGGGCCGGACGAGCACGAGGGGCGGATGGACTCGTGCGGACGGCCCGTGCTCTTCGTCGAGGCGCGGGTCGTGGACGAGGACGGCCGTGAGGTGCCGGACGGCACGCAGGGTGAAGTCGTCTACCGCTCACCGCAGTTGTGCGAAGGCTACTGGGACAAGCCGGAGGAGACGGCTGAGGCGTTCCGTGACGGCTGGTTCCGCTCGGGGGACCTCGCCGTGCGGGACGCGGAGGGGTACTTCACCGTCGTCGACCGCGTGAAGGACGTCATCAATTCGGGCGGAGTCCTGGTCGCGTCACGGCAGGTCGAGGACGTGCTGTACGAGCACGTGGGGGTCGCGGAGGCGGCGGTGATCGGGCTGCCGGACGACCGCTGGATCGAGGCGGTCACCGCCGTCGTCGTACGCGGCGACCAGGACGTCACGGAGGACGAACTCATCGTGCACGTCCGCCGGAAACTCGCTTCTTTCAAAGTGCCCAAGAGGGTTCTCTTCGTGGATGAACTGCCGCGCAACGCCAGTGGGAAGATCCTCAAGCGGGAGCTCCGTGACCGGTTCGCCGCCGACTGAGTCGGGGGTCCGGCAGGGGCTGGGCCGAACCCGTTCGGTGGTCGGTCGGGTCGGGGTCAGGTCGCGGCCGCGTGCCGTCCGCCGTCCTGGCTCGAGCCGGTCCGGTCGGCCTCGTCCCTGGCGAGCACGGACAGCAACGAGGCGACGGACAGACCGGATTCGGCGGGGTGGCGCAGAACCTTCGCGGGGTCGATCTGGTACGTGTTCGTGCGCCCCTCCCGGGTGTGGGAGAGGTAGCCGTCCTGCTCCAGGTCGGCAATGATCTTCTGGACAGCCCGCTCCGTGAGTCTGCAGTGCGCGGCGATGTCACGGATGCGGGCGTTGTGGTTGTCGGCGATGGCAGCAAGCACGCGCGCGTGATTTGTGAGAAACGTCCATCCAGTGTGTGGCTCCGGCACTCCATCCATGGCTCAACTCTAGTACCTCGCATTCACGTTTTCAAAAACACGTACTAGAGTTCATGTATTAGTTGACGTGCATGGTCCTGGGCGGGCAGCCTGGGCACAGCGGAAGGCAGCGAGGTGAGGAGAGGCCATGCCGAAGCCCGCGTCCACTCGGCAGCCCTTCGGGAACGAGGGTGGCGAGCACAGTCAGGGCAGCCGAATTCCGCTGGCCTCGCCGCCGCGGGACGGCAGTGCTGCGGGCGGCAGGAGAAGCCTCGCGGTGCGGGGGGAGCTCGACCTCGACACCGGACAACGACTCCGGATCGATCTGGACCGCGCGCTCGCCAATGCCGCGCACGGCCTCGACCTGGACCTGAGCGGAGTGGAGTTCTGTGACTGCTCGGGCCTGAACCTCCTGCTCGGTCTGCGTCAGCACGCGGTGCAAGAGGGCAAGGCCGTGGTCATCCGCCACAGCAGTCCCGTCGTCGACCGGCTGCTCGAACTGACCGGGACCCGTGGCCTGTTCATGCCTCCCGAACCGGAGCCAGAACCGGAGCCGGATCCGGAGTCGACTCCGAAGCCGGAGGCCGTGGAGGCGCCCGGCCCGGTCGTGCGCGAGGCGAGTCAGCCCGAGCGATCCGAGCAGGAGCTGCACATCGTCGTGGCCCAACTGCGCCGTGCCATGCAGACCCGGCCCACGATCGACCTGGCCAGGGGCATCCTGATGTCCACGTTCAACCTGAGCCCCGAAGCCGCCTGGGACGCGCTGGTCACCGCCTCGCAGAACACCAACACCAAGCTGCACGTGCTGGCGGGAGACGTGGTCGGCACCGTCCAGGGGGGCGCCCTGCCCGACGCCGTGCGCAAGCAGCTCGACGCCGCGATCACCAAGGCGGGCCGGGCGCACGCCGCCCGCCCCGCACACGCGGGGCCGCGGACCGAGCCGCTGCCCGACCTGGCCGTCTCCGCGGTCGACCCCAGCCCTCCCACGGACGGCGTGCCCTGACGGGCCGT
This window encodes:
- a CDS encoding acyl-CoA synthetase — its product is MTGVRDNTVDGVLRRSARRTPRRTALHYGERAWTYEELDGAVSRAAGVLRDSGLAHGDRVGAYAHNSDAYLIGFLACARAGLVHVPVNQNLTGDDLAYIVRQSGCSLVLADPDLAGHLPSGVPLLALRDADDSLLTRLAHASAYEGDGSRGDDLAQLLYTSGTTALPKGAMLSHRALVHEYVSAITALDLEETDRPVHSLPLYHSAQMHVFLMPYLAVGAESTILDGPDAERIFDLVEAGRADSLFAPPTVWIGLSRHPGFADRDLRALRKAYYGASVMPVPVLERLRARLPELAFYNCFGQSEIGPLATVLGPDEHEGRMDSCGRPVLFVEARVVDEDGREVPDGTQGEVVYRSPQLCEGYWDKPEETAEAFRDGWFRSGDLAVRDAEGYFTVVDRVKDVINSGGVLVASRQVEDVLYEHVGVAEAAVIGLPDDRWIEAVTAVVVRGDQDVTEDELIVHVRRKLASFKVPKRVLFVDELPRNASGKILKRELRDRFAAD
- a CDS encoding helix-turn-helix transcriptional regulator is translated as MDGVPEPHTGWTFLTNHARVLAAIADNHNARIRDIAAHCRLTERAVQKIIADLEQDGYLSHTREGRTNTYQIDPAKVLRHPAESGLSVASLLSVLARDEADRTGSSQDGGRHAAAT
- a CDS encoding ANTAR domain-containing protein translates to MPKPASTRQPFGNEGGEHSQGSRIPLASPPRDGSAAGGRRSLAVRGELDLDTGQRLRIDLDRALANAAHGLDLDLSGVEFCDCSGLNLLLGLRQHAVQEGKAVVIRHSSPVVDRLLELTGTRGLFMPPEPEPEPEPDPESTPKPEAVEAPGPVVREASQPERSEQELHIVVAQLRRAMQTRPTIDLARGILMSTFNLSPEAAWDALVTASQNTNTKLHVLAGDVVGTVQGGALPDAVRKQLDAAITKAGRAHAARPAHAGPRTEPLPDLAVSAVDPSPPTDGVP